The region GCCTGCAGGAAAGAGCTTTGTTTACTTTTGCTTAATCCAGTGCTGTCCCAGtttgatttttcagtttgctTACTAACATTTCCATTAACACTCTCTTAGGAAAATGCCAATTTAAATCATTTCTTACATCGATAAATTGCAGCTTAGAGGTACGGGgattgcccaaagtcacagagagACAGCGTGTCAAGTCTGGAAAGGACCCCAGCAGCTTGCCTCATCCCAAAAGAGGCTCTGTGGGCTCCTCACCATCTACATCCTCTTTTCCCCCGTCCCAGCTGTGTGTTTCTCCAGAACCCCACAGAATGGAGATGGTCAATAGGACAGAGGCCTCTGAGTTCTTTCTGAAAGGATTTTCTGGCTACCCAGCCCTAGAGcgcctgctcttccctctgtgtctggccATGTACCTGGTGACTCTGCTGGGCAACGCAGCCATCCTAGCGGTGAGTGTGCTGGACGTCCGCCTGCACACGCCAATGTACTTCTTCTTGGGCAACCTCTCCATCCTGGATATCTGCTACACGTCCACCTTTGTGCCTCTGATGCTGGTCCACCTCCTGTCGGCCTGGAAAACCATCTCCTTTATTGGCTGTGCCATCCAGATGTGTCTGAGCCTGGCCACAGGCTCCACAGAATGTCTGCTGCTCGCCATCATGGCCTACGACCGCTATCTGGCCATTTGCCGGCCACTCAGGTACTCGGTGCTCATGAGCCACCGGCTCTGCTTGTTGCTGGCAGGAGGCGCCTGGGCCCTCTGTCTCTTCAAGTCAGTGTCTGAGACAGTCATCGCCATGAGGCTGCCCTTCTGTGGCCAGCGTGTGGTCAGTCACTTCACCTGTGAGATCCTGGCAGTGCTGAAGCTGGCATGCGGCGACACCTCCATCAGCGAGGACTTCCTGCTGGTGGGCGCTATCCTGCTGCTGCCTGTGCCCCTGACATTCATCTGCCTGTCTTACACGCTTATCCTGGCCACCATCCTGAGGGTGCCCTCTGCTGCCGGGCGTCGcaaggccttctccacctgctcgGCGCACCTGGCTGTGGTGCTGCTTTTCTATGGCACTGTCATCTTCATGTACATGAAACCCAAGAGCAAGGAGGCCCGAGTCTCCGATGAGGTCTTCACGGTCCTCTATGCCGTGGTCACACCCATGCTGAACCCTgtcatctacagcctgaggaacaaggaGGTGAAGGAGGCCGCCAGGAAGgtgtggggcaggagcaggacctCCAAGTGAGGGAGGGCTGCAGGTTACGTGCTGGGTGGGGGCTGCTCTTCAGGAATAATCGAGTAGAGTACAGAAtctccactccctgcccccctcgGGCCTCAGTGGCACCCTCTGGATGATGGGAGAGCTGGTCTTGGCCTCCAAGCAGGGAAGGCAGCCTCGCTTGTGTCCTCAGTTCCCCTCTGTCCCTCTTTCTGCTTCTGTTGGTCAGAAAAGAGGTACAGAGAAGAGAAGCACCCCCTGGCCCGCACCTCAACCCTCTCCACCAAGCCAGAGTGAATGGCCAACACGTTCCGCTGGGCCTTTGATGCCACCCCAGGAGTTTGGACTCATCCTGTGAGGGTTTGAATAACATTAACTATCAGAAAGGCCACTGACCGTATGTCATTCTTCACCCATAACACGGGCAAGGCATGTTTTAAATGTCTGTTGTTAACAATGGTGCTTTGAAGTGGGTGATACCATATACTTTCTGCTGGTGGGAATAGGAATACATTGATACGAACTTCCTGCAAAGTGAGTTGGAATATGAATCAAGAGACTTAAAAACTTCCAGAACCTTTGACCCATCATCACCTTTACTTCTAGGAATAAGTCTACAAAGGTAATTAGAGGCACAGAGATTTATGGGCAAGGACATTAATCATGGCATTATTTATAGCAACAAAACTGTAAGAATCACAATGTCCAACCACAgaagaatgtttaaataaatccTAGTGGAGCCAATGACAGAATGTAATGAAgccattaaaaatctttttttgaaggATATTTGATGATAGGAAATGTGCACAATGTGAATTGCAAGAGGGTGCTGCTCTATGAGCAGTCTGTAAGTAAGTGggcatgtggtatttgtctttctctgattggctcatttcaattagcataatactctccagatccatccatgctgtcgcaaaaggtaagattttcttcttttttttatagctgaggagtattccattgcataaacgtaccacagcttttttacccactcttctgctgatgggcacttaggttatttccaaaccccagctattgtaaataatgcggCTATAAATATAGtgatgcacatattcttttgaattagtgtttcaggttttttgggatgtattcccagaggtggaatcactgagtcataaggcagttacatttttaattttttgaggaaactccatactgtttttccacaggggctgcaccaatctgcaatcctaccaacagtgcagaatCTAACAAAcagagtaaacaaacaaaatagaaacacgctcatagatacagaaaacagactgacagctgtcagaggggaacgGGTCGTGAGGCttagtgaaaaaggtgaagggattaagcaaaaaggaaaagcaaaccttcacagacacagacaacagtagggtgatgaccagaggggaagtgggacggggaggtaggagaggataaaggggggataaatgctgatggacagagacttaactttgggtggtgaacacatactACAATATAAAGATACTATATTATAGAattctacacctgaaacctatatgattttattaaccaggGTCAACCCCAATAactccaataaaattttaaaaaataaattggaaaaagaaagaaaaaaaagagtggacACAATCTTGACCCATGTTGTTGATAAAAATTCCAAAAGCCAAATCATAGTACAATGAAAATTTCACAGCAGCTGCTGGGTACTTAGGGCTGGTATTTAGTCCCTAAACTAtgtcaagttatttttttattgtgggaaGGAagtaggaaaggaaagagaagggaaggggaaaagaagcCTGTAGAAACTCATGCATCTGACTAAATAAAGACTTCATGGTCCCTCGCAAGTGCTTGGGGTCTTGTACCCTTTACAgcaatttgcttttcttaaacTTCCATGAATCCAGGTTCTTTCAACAAGCTTAGAAGGAGACAGCCCATTTCACAGACCCACACACCCAGGTCTGGGGGAGTCATGGTCCCCAAGCCTCAGGCCCAAGGGGAAGGATTGCAGTGAGACCCAGGCTTCAGGTTCTCTGTCCAGTGTCTCTCctgtgcctgccccaccccagccaggccctcTTGGGACCGCACAAGGAGGCCCCACAGCTACCAAACCTGCAGACTTGTGTAGTTGCAGAGTTTGAACTTTAAATTGGGCAGGGACTGTGAAGTCCCTGAAGGCAGGAGCAGGCAAGTAGTCTCTGTAGCAGGGCACCAGGAGGCTGGTCCTCCTGGGCACAGCCTGGCCCATCCCAGCACAGTGTGTCTGCTGGTAATAAACTCagctcttcccagctctgctctctggTCAGCTCCCCTGGCAGACCTCGCCTCCGGCCTGCACGCGCTAATGCTACTGGGCCACCaggtaggagggaaggagaaccTACAGCATGCTGACTGTCCGcattaaatctttttaaacatatgGAAACCAGAATCTCTGCCTGGGGAAGAGGACATTATACTAATAATATCAGCTACCGCTTACTGATTCCTTGCCatgggccaggctctgtgctaataGTTTTGCATGCCTCATCTCACTGGATCCTCAAAATAACCCCACAAGGAAATACTATTCTTATCTCCACATCACAGGTAAGGAAGGCTGAGGAAACTGTTAGCGAGCCGCAGGTCTGGGACGTGGGTCCAGCTCAGTCCAACTGCAAAGCCCACTTCACCTGCTCTGCTAGACCGCAAAGGGAGGTGCGCGGAGCCCCAGACCCAGGCATGCCAGGGAAATTGGAACAGACACTTTCATCTCGTTGGGTCACttacctttcttttaaaataatttgtgaagCCTAGAATAAATAGTAAATGGTTCACAGTAGATTTATCAGCCAATGAAATTGATATGATAGGTTCCTTGAAAAGTAGTCCTGGATCTGTAAGACTTCAGGGCTGGAAGTTGCTAGAAGGATGTGAGAAAATGTTTTGGAGGTTATAGAGTGACAGAGACCACCGAATTGAATGGTGCCATTTCACAAAGGGAGAAATGCAGCCAGGGTCATATAGCAGAATCAGAAGCAAGGCAAGCCTCAAACTCGGTTCCCTGACTCCCGGTCCCAGTTCATGGCACCACCCCGCCTCTCAGAAGGTGTAAAACTGGGGAGTGGAATTAGATGACTATTCTCAGAGACACTCCTGTCTCTCACCGGGAACCTGACTCTCCAGGATGTGCCAGAGTGTGAGACACGGGCAGACAGGTGCGGTGGTTTTCTGGGTGCAGTGTGAAAGCCGCCCATCCACGTACTCAGCAACActtctgcttctcctccttctgggcGTGTGGTAGGGTCACACAGGCAGGGTTGTGTGTGGCACGTGTCACTTCTGGCTCAGAGCACGTACCTGCTGGTGTGTGTTCTTCCCAAGCCATGACAACTGGTGATGTCCCAGATGGTGGAGTCAGGGTCTCTGAGGAGGACCACATGGAATGGAGCCCCTGAAAACCCACAGTGGACATGTagcatgagaaagaaagaaaccttcatCAGGGTAAGCCACCGAAATTAGGAGGTTGGGTGCTACCGCAGCAAAACCCAGCTCATCTTAGCGGAATCACAGAGGAAACAGCAGCTGCATCCTGATGTCTCTTTCAGAGTCAAAGCTGTCAGGAACCTGGCAGCATGGTATGTTCTGGACACAGACTTGCTTCTTTGGGACCATTAGCCTGTGGCCTCATGGGCTGGTTCTAATGTCCATGAATGGGTTATGATCAGACAAATTGTGAGGAAACCCACTGTTCTCCTGATTTCGCTCTTCAGAAAGAGCAGCCGTGACCACAGGTAGGAGACTGGCACCCCCAAAGTCCTTCTGCCAGCAGTCACAAAGGCTCGCCATTCTGTCGTTGAGTATGTATTCGGAGGGGGGAGGTGGTCTCAAGGTAAAACATCTGGGATCAGGATTTTTGGCAGAATAGCAGATATGGAAAGGCAATCGCCAACACCTCCTGAGTGGCAGTGATGAGTCCCTGTGTCTGTGGCATCCTGGTGTGGACATCATGTTGCTGGGATAGTAAATTCTATGGAGGCATCTGAGAAGACTGCATGGAGGAGGTGTGTATGAGCCGAGCCTGGAAGGGTAAGTAGAAGAGGAAGGCCACTCCAGACTGAAGAAAGAGTATAAGAAGAAGGATAAGACAGGACTGTGTGGGGTTCGTCCAAAAATGAGGGTACCTGCTGAGGCTGGAGCAGGTATTACAAGAAGGGGCATAGTAGAGGGAggtgaggcaggagggcaggtcGGAGCCTGATCGCAAAAGCTCTCAAAGGCCTCTGCCGTTCCCACCTGGTCTTTCTGCTACAGACCAAGGTGAGGAAGAGAGACACAGGGTCACCTTTCACCTGCTGGGAAACACCCCCACATCTGTGTTCACTGTCCTAATTCCAGGTTAACATACATCTTTTTGTAGCAACCCACCCAACAAAAACCACATCCTTACTTTGAATCTGAAATACTATGGGTACAATCCAGACACATGACATCATAACctagaaaaaaaagatgatttcttTGAACTTCTTTCCAGATTTCAGGTTTTAGTTTGTCTTTATATCCTGGACTCAAGAAGAACCTCAGAGATTTCTAAAGCCCAGAGAGACGAAGGGATGTGTCCAAGGTCACCAAGACAGAGAATGAGTTGAGGTCTGTCAGTGCAGAAGTCCCCTTTGCCCCCAACCCCTCACACGGGGCCTCGCACATAGCAGCTGCTCCGCAACTACCTGCTGAATGAGTGAGCAAATGGGCCACCACACTCAGGCTATTCTCTATCCTTTCGCCAAATCTTAGCAAGAGAAACCCTCCCTTAAAAGTTCACGTGGATAAGATTTAAGGTCAGTTGCTGACGCAGATTAATCACCTACCCTATGTTCCAGAAACCTCCTCAACAATCACTCCGATTcaggctggaggaggggaaagCAGCACGGGCTCTGGGGAGACAGAGGGCCATGACACCCTGGAGCCCTCCTGTCCCAAAGGTTTCAAGCACAGCCCAGCGGGTGCCTTGTGGCTGAGACAAAGCCTTTGACCTGGAGCCTTAGTAATAACATGTTAGTGTGCGTGGCACACCAGCACCTTCACATGTACATTTCCTCTGAGTTGTATGCACAGCAGCCCCATTTTCCAAAAGGAaattgagtctcagagaggttgagtgactgGTCAATACCACACAGCTAGTACTGAAGCTGGGTGCAAAACGAGGTGTTTTGAATCGTGCATTGGTCATCTGTGGGAGGTTCcaaaaggaaggagacagagccCTGCTCTCGAGTGTAGTAGAGGAGACAGGTACGGAGCACACCGCGCAAGAAGACAGAGGGATGGCCAAGGGCTAAGGAAACGTCAGGAGGAAGCAGGTAACCgcagggggcgggagggagaagaaaggagccGTTGAGCTGGGCTCTGAGGAATGGAGGACATGCCTACAGGATGAGGCTTATTCAGGAGGGGTGAGCCCTTTCATCCCTACAAATGGTAGATGCAGTTGAGGAGGAAGAATGAGGGGAACATCCATCCCTGAAGGACAGACAGGGCTCCAATGCTGTGTCACAGGACACTGGCCTTACAgtcagcccaggagtgaagggtttgcgAGGAGGAGTGATTATACCTTCTGAATGATAAGAGTCACTCTCACCTCCCATTTCTCCTTTAGACAAGAGGTCACCTGGGCCATAAGACAGCTTTCCTGTCTAACAAGATGACTGTGCCTTGGAAACAGTTCAGCTTCCTCCTGGGAACACCTGACACCGGCATTTcccaaagaggcagagagagcaccTCCAAACAGCAGTGAAAGCCACCCGGGAGGAAACTACAGCCTCTTCCCACCCTCCCTGTATATAGCTAGTCGATGACTGGCAAGGTCTCTGCCAGAGTAGAGCCTGGCCTTCCCTCCTTGTGTGACATCAGTACCAACATCATTCATCTTAAAATCAATGTGGAGGTTGAGAAGGAGTCACTTGACTTCCATGACTAGGATTAAATCCTGTAACCAACAGCTCTACTGTGATatgtatgttcttttaaaaaccaaCGGATGATCTATGATTCCTTAAGGAGTGGCGACCGGAAATCAGGCTTGCGCATCCTGTGGAGTGGAAATGTCCGACTTTCATGGCCCAGAGGTACAGTAGGTGAGCACCATCCATCACTCACCTGCCTTCCAGAGCTCAGCTCACCTAAATCAGGGAAGAGGGGAAGCCCTGTGATAGGTGTGGCATCTTTCTGTGCACTTATTTGTCTTACTGCTGTAGCCCCAGCACCTAAACAATACCTAGCACAGAGTAGGCATCCCAAAAATATGCAGCAATGAATGAATCTGATATAGACACAATTCAGCCCCTGGAGTCATAACCTAGAAAAGATGCTTCCTTTCAACAACCAAAACTCTAAATTCCAAAGGAGTGTGTCATCCACGAATCCTACTTTGTCTTCTGGCCGCCCCCTGCAGGGAACAGCAAAGAACATAAAGAACTAGAACGTGTCTCATCTGCCCTGAGTTATGTCAGAACTGCAGAGCCAAGAGGGCCAGCTTGCCAGCTTGACCTTAAGTCTCAGTCTCTCATTATACAGATGGTGAAACTCAATCCCAGAGGTGGGGCTGACCTGCCCCAGGGCGCACATTCAGGTTGCCTGGCTCCAGGGCCAGCCAGAACTTTTCCCAATACCTGTACGGTCCAGAGGCACTCGGAGGGAGAATGAGATGGGTGGGGCCAACCAGACGGCTGTGACAGAATTTGTCCTGCTGGGGCTACACAGCCACCATAACCTAGAGATGGTCCTGTTTGTGCTTTGCCTGGGCATCTACTCCATGAATATGCTGGGCAACAGCCTCCTCATAGGGCTGAATGTGCTGGACCCCCGTCTGCACAGCCCCATGTACTTCTTTCTCAGCAACCTCTCTCTCGTGGACATCTGTGGCACATCCTCCTTTGTGCC is a window of Desmodus rotundus isolate HL8 chromosome 1, HLdesRot8A.1, whole genome shotgun sequence DNA encoding:
- the OR13J1 gene encoding olfactory receptor 13J1, with the protein product MEMVNRTEASEFFLKGFSGYPALERLLFPLCLAMYLVTLLGNAAILAVSVLDVRLHTPMYFFLGNLSILDICYTSTFVPLMLVHLLSAWKTISFIGCAIQMCLSLATGSTECLLLAIMAYDRYLAICRPLRYSVLMSHRLCLLLAGGAWALCLFKSVSETVIAMRLPFCGQRVVSHFTCEILAVLKLACGDTSISEDFLLVGAILLLPVPLTFICLSYTLILATILRVPSAAGRRKAFSTCSAHLAVVLLFYGTVIFMYMKPKSKEARVSDEVFTVLYAVVTPMLNPVIYSLRNKEVKEAARKVWGRSRTSK